A window of Acropora muricata isolate sample 2 chromosome 6, ASM3666990v1, whole genome shotgun sequence genomic DNA:
TTTGGTCGGGAACAATGCCGCGAGTGATAGCTAAATTGATTATATGAGCTAAAGGTTCGGCTATAATTTGAATTGACTGTTTTATGATGGAAATGGGATTTATTATCATGGCCAGCTGACTTTCCTGATCGAAAAGAATTGACAAAAGTGACCAGAGAGAAAACTACGGTGAGAGACAGATGAGTGAATTTCTTTGACTAGATTAGGTCCAATACTAGAAAAATAACTACAGAATCTATTAGCGATGTCTCCTGGATCCGTGATTTCTTGGTTGTCAACTTTAAATATGGAACTGATTTTAGacgctttcttgtttttcttaatAATTTCATTTAGACCTCTCCACGTAGCTTTGGCACTTGATTTAGAAGGATCGATTTTCTTTTCGTAATATGTACGTTTAGCAATCCTTAGAATgattcaatttgtttttgtaatttttatagCGAGATTGATTAGTGAGATGCTGTTTATATAACTTATTTTTCGTCCTTATCGACCTCAAAAGTCCTTTCGATAACCAAAGCTTACTCAGACGGTAATTcctaactttaattttttttaaggaaaacaTAAGTCATAAGCCGTAGAGAATTGTTCGAAGAAACTGTTATAGGCATTGTTAGGATCATCAAGAGTGGCATATTGAGACCAGTCAATTCTCTGCAAGTGTGAAAGAAACTTGGTCGTATTGCCTTGATTTACATCACGATCAAAAACAGTTTCGTTAGAGGTAGACATTGAGGTGTCGAACTGAATAGAAAAAATAGGCAGATAGTCAGAAATATCAGTGAAAAACAGTCCATCCCTAGATCTATCAAAAAATTGATTGACGAAAATGTTGTCaattaaggttactgctaaccgcGATAAACTAAGGGCCCATTCACACCTGGCTCATTTTAGGATCGGATTAGTTTAGATCGATCTGAATCCGATCCGAGGCCATTTCCGTGGAGGGTTCACATTTAGCGTCCGTACCGTGAGTCGATTGAGTTCTCGAGGATACTTTAAGGACACCTACACAGTTGTCTATATAGACAAGCCTTTGAAAATGGCGAAGTTCGCGGAGTTGAAAGTGCTTTCGGGGGTTATTATCGCAATGACCTCAAGTGACAAGTTTAAGAAACATCAAAACATGTTAAGAAAACGAACCAGAATGATCCTTCGCTACATTCGGCGACGACAGAGGAAAAATTCCctgtttgtgtttttgatgtgtgAATACCTGCGCAATCAAGCGCGAGAGAGGTGCTTCTGGATTGAGCCAAGTAGAGGGAAAACCCAGTTTTGGGAAGAAACGGTAAGCCAGTGGAAAGACGATACACTTTGGCTTGAGAACTTTCGACTCTCTAAAGAGTCTTTTCTCTTTATTTGCCGTAAATTAAACGATACACTAAAGAGGAAGGATACAAGATTCAGGAAATCCATAACTGTCAAAAAGCGTTTAGCCATCTGTCTTTGGCATCTTGCTACTGGGGAAGATCTGCGTTCCCTTGGTTGGAGATTTGGTATCGGAAAAAGCACTGCCTGCCAGATAGTAAACGAAGTCTGCCAGGCTATTGCAGATGTGCTTTTACCAAATGTAATCAAATGGCCCAGTGGCGATGACTTAAAGAAAGTTGTAGAGGGCTTCAAGACAAAGTGGTGTTTCCCTCAGTACGCGGGCGCGATGGATGGGACACACATACCCATTGTTGCTCCAAAGGAATGCCCTGCTGATTACTACAATCGCAAAGGATTTTATTCTCAGGGAGAACTCCTTCCAGATGCAAGTGGCTGTTATCAcattacctttgttttatctcATCATATTATATCAGACGACTATTGAGAAAACTCAACGAGAATGAGGTTTTCATGAAAACTTTAATCCCTCCTTGCTTTGaaataaatgtaaaaaaaaaatagcttgaATGACTTCCACAAATGGAGGAAAATATTTGTATCTTGCAACTACTAATCTCAGGCCAAATTTAATCACATTTCTATCTTGTCTAGTGGACAGAGGACATCCATGGATGTGAGGTTCCCTTGGTAATCATTGGGGATGCTGCTTATCCTTTGTTACCATGGCTAATGAAGGGTTTCTAAGACAGTGGAGAGTTGACCATGGAACAACAACACTTCAATTCAATTTTAAGCAGTGCCAGAATGGTGGTAGAGGGAGCTTTAGGGCGTTTAAAAAATCGCTTTCGATGTCTTCTCAAAAGAAATGATACCACATTGAAATACTTGCCTGTGAAAATTGCTGCATGTTGTGTTCTTCATAACATTTGTGAGACAAGAGGGGATGATCTTGGGGAGGAATGTGCGAGTGGAATACTTGCAGATGATGACCCTGATAATGAGAGCATTACAAGTAATGTAACCCAAGCAAACTCAACAGCCCAAGAAATTAGACATGCATTAAGTGTTTTAATAAgtgaacaactgtaactgctgTGAATAATGTTAGCCATACTTCATGGAATACTTACAACAGCTTTTGAACAAACAATAACTGGTAAACGAACATTAGgatta
This region includes:
- the LOC136920105 gene encoding uncharacterized protein; amino-acid sequence: MTSSDKFKKHQNMLRKRTRMILRYIRRRQRKNSLFVFLMCEYLRNQARERCFWIEPSRGKTQFWEETVSQWKDDTLWLENFRLSKESFLFICRKLNDTLKRKDTRFRKSITVKKRLAICLWHLATGEDLRSLGWRFGIGKSTACQIVNEVCQAIADVLLPNVIKWPSGDDLKKVVEGFKTKWCFPQYAGAMDGTHIPIVAPKECPADYYNRKGFYSQGELLPDASGCYHITFVLSHHIISDDY